A genomic stretch from Mycobacterium cookii includes:
- a CDS encoding ArsR/SmtB family transcription factor, with amino-acid sequence MPEPTRPQLDSAASTFALLSNAARLHVLWLAAQDSLDVTALAERTGLGVATMSQHLTKLRLAGLISARREGRRHIYTVDDPHVLTLIQQIFAHVAPDGGLAPDPPLNR; translated from the coding sequence TTGCCTGAGCCGACCAGGCCGCAACTCGATTCTGCAGCCAGCACATTCGCGTTGCTGAGCAATGCGGCCCGCCTGCATGTATTGTGGCTGGCCGCCCAGGACAGCCTCGACGTCACGGCGCTGGCCGAGCGCACCGGTCTCGGGGTGGCAACGATGAGCCAGCATCTGACCAAGTTGCGTCTGGCCGGCCTGATCAGCGCCCGCCGTGAGGGACGGCGCCACATCTACACGGTCGACGACCCGCACGTCCTGACATTGATCCAGCAGATCTTCGCCCACGTCGCGCCCGACGGCGGCCTCGCACCGGACCCGCCGCTGAATCGTTGA
- the pbpA gene encoding D,D-transpeptidase PbpA: MNTSLRRISMSVMALIVLLLLNATLTQVFTADGLRSDPRNQRVLLDEYSRQRGQITASGQLLAYSVATDSRFRFLRVYPNAAVYAPITGFYSLRYSSSGLERAEDPLLNGSDQRLFGRRLADFFTGRDPRGGTVDTTISPRIQQAGWDAMQQGCNGPCRGAVVALEPSTGKILAMVSSPSYDVNLLASHDPEQQAQTWQRLRDDPRSPLTNRALSETYPPGSTFKVITTAAALQNGATEDDELTAAAKFALPDSTASLENYGGAPCVDAETVTLREAFARSCNTAFVQLGMLTGADALRSAARSFGLDTVPDPTPLQVAESTVGPIPDAAALGMTSIGQKDVALTPLENAVIAATIANAGITMQPYLVDSLQGPDLANISTTAPRQQRRAVSPQVAAKLTELMVGAENVTQQKGAIPGVQIASKTGTAEHGTDPRHTPPHAWYIAFAPAQSPKVAVAVLVEDGADRLSATGGALAAPIGRAVIEAALQGGP; this comes from the coding sequence ATGAACACCTCCCTGCGTCGCATTTCGATGAGCGTGATGGCGCTGATCGTGCTGCTGCTGCTCAACGCCACCCTCACCCAGGTCTTCACCGCCGACGGGCTGCGGTCCGACCCGCGCAACCAACGGGTGCTGCTCGACGAGTACTCCCGGCAGCGCGGCCAGATCACCGCGAGCGGCCAGTTGCTGGCCTACTCGGTGGCCACCGATAGCCGGTTCCGTTTCCTGCGGGTGTATCCCAACGCCGCGGTGTACGCCCCGATCACCGGCTTCTATTCGCTGCGCTATTCCAGCTCCGGCCTGGAGCGGGCCGAGGATCCGCTGCTCAACGGATCCGATCAGCGGCTGTTCGGCCGCCGGCTGGCCGACTTCTTCACCGGCCGCGATCCCCGCGGCGGCACTGTGGACACCACCATCAGCCCGCGTATCCAGCAGGCCGGCTGGGATGCGATGCAGCAGGGGTGCAACGGGCCGTGCCGCGGCGCGGTCGTGGCACTGGAACCGTCGACCGGAAAGATCCTGGCGATGGTGTCCTCGCCGTCCTACGACGTCAACCTGCTCGCGTCGCACGACCCCGAACAGCAGGCACAGACCTGGCAGCGACTGCGCGACGACCCGCGCTCGCCGCTGACCAACCGCGCGCTGTCCGAGACCTATCCGCCCGGGTCGACGTTCAAGGTGATCACCACCGCGGCGGCGTTGCAGAACGGCGCCACCGAGGACGACGAGTTGACCGCCGCGGCGAAGTTCGCGCTGCCGGACAGCACCGCCAGCCTGGAGAACTATGGCGGCGCCCCCTGCGTCGACGCAGAAACCGTCACGCTGCGCGAGGCGTTCGCACGGTCGTGCAACACCGCCTTCGTCCAGTTGGGCATGCTCACCGGCGCCGACGCGCTGCGCAGCGCCGCACGGTCGTTCGGCCTGGACACGGTGCCCGATCCGACCCCGCTGCAGGTCGCCGAATCCACCGTCGGCCCGATTCCCGACGCCGCGGCGCTGGGCATGACGAGCATCGGGCAGAAGGATGTGGCGCTGACCCCGCTGGAGAATGCTGTCATTGCCGCTACCATCGCCAATGCCGGCATCACGATGCAGCCCTACCTGGTCGACAGCCTGCAGGGTCCCGACTTGGCGAACATCAGCACCACCGCGCCGCGCCAACAACGCCGTGCGGTGTCCCCGCAGGTCGCGGCTAAGCTAACTGAGTTGATGGTCGGCGCCGAGAACGTCACACAGCAGAAAGGGGCGATCCCCGGCGTGCAGATCGCATCCAAGACTGGTACCGCAGAGCACGGCACCGACCCGCGCCATACTCCGCCGCACGCGTGGTACATCGCGTTTGCGCCCGCGCAGTCCCCGAAAGTGGCCGTGGCCGTGCTCGTGGAGGATGGCGCCGATCGACTGTCCGCGACAGGCGGTGCGCTGGCCGCACCGATCGGGCGCGCCGTCATCGAGGCCGCGCTGCAGGGAGGACCATGA
- a CDS encoding SDR family NAD(P)-dependent oxidoreductase, translating to MAALHGKVALVTGASSGLGAETARLFSRKGATVFGIGRDAGRLVEVFSDVDGGEYASVDVSSPQACRGAVEQCVRDFGGLDVLVNVAGRHQMRRTESMSDDDWAQDLAVNLSGPFSLIRAALPHLLARGGNIVNVSSIAGVEGQAYSAGYCAAKHGLVGLTRALAVEYTADRLRVNAVCPGGMLTPQIEQFSPPDNPNYDLILRTASPRGMMQPVDVAQVIAFLASDAAAAVHGAVYRVDNGKGAG from the coding sequence ATGGCTGCATTGCACGGCAAGGTCGCACTGGTGACCGGCGCTTCGTCGGGCCTCGGGGCTGAAACGGCCAGACTGTTCTCCCGCAAGGGCGCAACGGTTTTCGGTATCGGTCGTGACGCCGGACGGCTGGTCGAGGTGTTCTCCGACGTGGACGGTGGCGAGTACGCGTCGGTCGACGTCTCGTCGCCGCAAGCCTGCCGGGGCGCGGTCGAGCAGTGTGTCCGCGATTTCGGCGGGCTCGACGTCCTGGTCAACGTCGCGGGCCGACACCAGATGCGCCGAACCGAGTCGATGAGCGACGACGACTGGGCGCAAGACCTCGCAGTCAACCTGAGCGGGCCGTTCTCCCTGATCCGCGCCGCACTGCCGCATCTGCTGGCGCGCGGCGGCAACATCGTCAACGTCAGTTCGATCGCCGGCGTCGAAGGCCAGGCGTATTCGGCCGGCTATTGCGCGGCCAAGCACGGGCTCGTCGGCCTCACTCGCGCGCTGGCCGTCGAGTACACCGCCGATCGCCTACGGGTCAACGCGGTCTGCCCGGGCGGCATGCTCACCCCGCAGATCGAGCAGTTCAGCCCGCCGGACAACCCGAACTACGACCTGATTCTGCGCACGGCCTCCCCCCGGGGCATGATGCAGCCCGTCGACGTCGCGCAGGTGATCGCGTTTCTCGCCAGCGACGCCGCGGCCGCCGTGCACGGCGCCGTCTACCGCGTCGACAACGGCAAGGGCGCCGGATAG
- a CDS encoding PP2C family protein-serine/threonine phosphatase, whose translation MTLVMRYAARSDVGLVRSNNEDSVYAGARLLALADGMGGHAAGEVASQLVIAALAHLDDDEPGGDLLAKLESAVHSGNSAIAAQVEMEPDLEGMGTTLTAILFAGNRIGMVHIGDSRGYLLRDGELTQITKDDTFVQTLVDEGRITKEEAHSHPQRSLIMRALTGHEVEPTLTMREVRLGDRYLLCSDGLSDPVSDETIQDALKIPDVTESADRLIELALRGGGPDNVTVVVADVVDNDYGPTQPIIAGAVSGDSDGQDQMTRPSTAASRASALTPRKEVTKRVVPQFETPPPPQRSRRRILIGVTLAILLVLAALAVGRTVVRSYYYVAGFNGAVSIMQGIQVSILGMPLHQPFSQGCLNSRNQLSVIRYGQTASGCQLMKLSDLAESARAQVAAGLPAGTLDQADAQLRRLAAESLLPLCPLARAQSPPTATPTPGPTAETSVSEEPQASSSPTSTAPTVTALSPPPPQPGTTCRTPE comes from the coding sequence GTGACTTTGGTTATGCGCTATGCGGCGCGCAGCGATGTCGGCTTGGTGCGATCCAACAACGAAGACTCAGTCTATGCCGGTGCGCGATTGCTGGCGCTGGCCGACGGGATGGGTGGCCACGCCGCCGGTGAAGTGGCTTCGCAGTTGGTCATTGCCGCATTGGCCCACCTGGACGACGACGAGCCCGGCGGCGACCTGCTGGCCAAGCTCGAGTCCGCGGTGCACTCCGGCAACTCGGCCATCGCCGCGCAGGTCGAGATGGAGCCCGACCTTGAGGGGATGGGCACCACGCTGACCGCAATCCTGTTCGCGGGCAACCGGATTGGGATGGTGCACATCGGCGACTCGCGGGGCTATCTGCTGCGCGACGGCGAGCTGACGCAGATCACCAAAGACGACACGTTCGTCCAGACGTTGGTCGACGAAGGGCGGATCACCAAGGAAGAGGCGCACAGCCACCCGCAGCGGTCGCTGATCATGCGCGCGCTGACGGGCCACGAGGTCGAGCCGACCCTGACGATGCGGGAGGTCCGGCTCGGCGATCGCTACCTGCTGTGCTCCGACGGGCTCTCCGACCCAGTAAGCGACGAGACCATCCAGGACGCGCTGAAAATTCCTGACGTCACCGAAAGTGCCGACCGGCTCATCGAATTGGCGTTGCGCGGCGGCGGACCCGACAACGTCACCGTGGTGGTCGCCGACGTCGTCGACAACGACTACGGGCCCACCCAGCCGATCATCGCCGGCGCGGTCTCCGGCGACTCTGATGGGCAAGACCAGATGACCCGGCCCAGCACCGCTGCGAGCCGGGCCTCGGCGCTGACGCCGCGCAAAGAGGTCACCAAACGCGTTGTGCCGCAGTTCGAAACACCTCCGCCGCCGCAGCGGTCGCGGCGACGGATCCTGATCGGCGTCACCCTCGCCATCCTGTTGGTGCTCGCGGCGCTGGCCGTCGGCCGGACCGTCGTGCGCAGTTACTACTACGTCGCCGGCTTCAACGGCGCGGTGTCGATCATGCAGGGCATCCAGGTGTCGATCCTGGGCATGCCGTTGCACCAACCGTTCTCGCAGGGTTGTCTGAACAGCCGCAACCAGTTGTCGGTCATCCGCTACGGGCAGACCGCCAGCGGTTGCCAGCTGATGAAGCTGTCCGATCTGGCCGAGTCCGCACGCGCGCAGGTGGCCGCCGGGCTGCCGGCCGGCACACTCGACCAGGCCGACGCGCAGCTGCGCCGACTGGCCGCCGAATCGTTGTTGCCGCTGTGCCCGCTGGCCCGCGCCCAATCGCCGCCCACCGCGACACCGACCCCCGGACCGACTGCGGAGACCTCGGTTTCCGAAGAGCCGCAGGCAAGCTCGTCACCGACGTCCACCGCGCCGACTGTCACCGCACTCTCCCCGCCGCCGCCCCAGCCGGGAACCACCTGCCGGACTCCGGAATGA
- a CDS encoding FHA domain-containing protein FhaB/FipA gives MQGLLLQLTRAGFLMLLWLFIWSVLRILRTDIYAPTGAVMVRRGLTLRGTLLPSRERRSEARYLVVTEGALVGARITLSGQPVLIGRADDSTLVLTDDYASTRHARLSQRGTEWYVEDLGSTNGTYLDRAKVTTAVRVPIGTPVSIGKTVIELRP, from the coding sequence ATGCAGGGACTACTACTGCAGCTGACGCGTGCCGGCTTCCTGATGCTGCTGTGGTTGTTCATCTGGTCGGTGTTGCGAATCCTGCGCACTGACATCTACGCGCCGACCGGTGCGGTCATGGTGCGACGCGGATTGACGTTGCGCGGGACGCTGCTGCCGTCGCGGGAACGGCGCAGCGAAGCGCGCTATCTCGTTGTGACCGAAGGGGCGTTGGTCGGTGCACGTATCACGCTCAGCGGCCAGCCGGTGCTGATCGGGCGCGCCGACGACTCCACGTTGGTCCTGACCGACGACTATGCGTCGACGCGGCACGCGCGGCTCTCGCAGCGAGGCACGGAATGGTACGTCGAGGATCTAGGATCGACCAACGGCACATACCTTGACAGGGCGAAGGTGACGACGGCGGTACGGGTTCCCATTGGCACGCCGGTGAGTATCGGCAAAACGGTGATCGAGTTGCGCCCGTGA
- a CDS encoding DUF3662 and FHA domain-containing protein, whose amino-acid sequence MGSQKGLVQRIERKLEVSVGDAFARMFGGSIVAQELETMLRREAAEGIRPITGNRLLAPNEYIITLGMHDYQKVGADPDLTSDAFAKQLAGYIGEQGWQTYGDVVVRFEQSANLHTGQLRTRGAVNPDVEPRRTAGELAPPQSDRAFSAEPGVPAMTENSSYRGGPGQGRPGDDYYDDPYAPPQDDPHAAPEARSPYPPEPGGYPEQGGYDQRGGYPEQGGYDQRGGYPEQGGYDQRGGYPEQGGYDQRGGYPEQGGYDQRGGYPDQRGGYPEQGGYDRPAYPDQRGGGQGYDPGYRQGGYGQPGGQGYGEYGEYGRGPARPDEGGYGAPEQRGYDQGGYPDQGYGRQDYGQQPDYGRYGEAPAQNYAAPAAGGYAEPGRGGDYDYGQPAEAGYGGGYGQGGYPSGGSAVTLQLDDGSGRTYQLREGANVIGRGQDAQFRLPDTGVSRRHLEIRWDGHVALLSDLNSTNGTTVNNAPVQEWQLADGDVIRLGHSEIVVHIH is encoded by the coding sequence ATGGGCAGCCAGAAAGGGCTAGTTCAACGCATCGAGCGCAAACTCGAAGTGTCCGTCGGCGATGCGTTCGCCCGAATGTTCGGCGGATCGATCGTTGCCCAAGAGCTCGAAACGATGCTGCGCCGTGAAGCCGCCGAGGGAATTCGCCCGATCACCGGCAATCGCCTTTTGGCTCCCAACGAATACATCATTACCCTCGGTATGCACGACTACCAGAAAGTGGGCGCCGACCCGGACCTCACTTCGGACGCTTTCGCCAAGCAGTTGGCGGGATACATCGGCGAACAGGGGTGGCAAACATATGGTGACGTGGTCGTCCGGTTCGAGCAGTCGGCGAACCTGCACACCGGCCAGCTCCGCACCCGCGGTGCTGTCAACCCCGATGTCGAGCCCCGGCGAACAGCCGGCGAGCTCGCCCCGCCACAATCAGACCGTGCGTTCAGCGCAGAACCAGGAGTACCAGCGATGACCGAGAATTCGAGCTACCGCGGCGGCCCGGGGCAGGGCCGGCCCGGCGACGACTACTACGACGATCCCTACGCGCCGCCGCAGGACGACCCGCACGCGGCGCCCGAGGCGCGTAGTCCGTATCCGCCGGAGCCGGGCGGCTATCCCGAGCAAGGCGGCTACGACCAGCGCGGCGGCTACCCCGAGCAAGGCGGCTACGACCAGCGCGGCGGCTACCCCGAGCAAGGCGGCTACGACCAGCGCGGCGGCTACCCCGAGCAAGGCGGCTACGACCAGCGCGGCGGCTACCCCGAGCAAGGCGGCTACGACCAGCGCGGCGGCTACCCCGACCAACGTGGCGGCTACCCCGAGCAAGGCGGCTACGACCGACCCGCCTACCCCGACCAGCGCGGTGGCGGCCAAGGCTACGACCCGGGCTACCGCCAGGGCGGCTACGGCCAGCCGGGCGGCCAGGGTTATGGCGAATACGGCGAATACGGCCGCGGCCCGGCCCGCCCCGACGAGGGCGGCTACGGCGCGCCCGAGCAACGCGGCTACGACCAGGGCGGCTACCCCGACCAGGGCTACGGCCGGCAGGACTACGGGCAGCAACCCGACTACGGCCGTTACGGTGAGGCCCCCGCGCAGAACTACGCGGCGCCGGCCGCCGGCGGATACGCCGAGCCCGGCCGCGGCGGCGACTACGACTACGGCCAGCCCGCCGAGGCGGGCTACGGCGGCGGCTACGGACAGGGCGGCTACCCGTCGGGCGGCTCCGCTGTCACTCTGCAGCTCGACGACGGCAGCGGGCGCACGTACCAGTTGCGGGAGGGTGCCAACGTCATCGGCCGCGGCCAGGACGCGCAATTCCGGCTGCCGGACACCGGTGTCTCGCGCCGGCACCTGGAGATCCGGTGGGACGGTCACGTCGCGCTGCTGTCCGACCTGAACTCGACCAACGGCACCACCGTCAACAACGCGCCGGTGCAGGAATGGCAGTTGGCCGACGGCGACGTGATCCGGCTCGGACACTCGGAGATCGTCGTCCACATCCATTGA
- a CDS encoding carboxymuconolactone decarboxylase family protein → MTTHGHYHDVLNDLNPQHRDLRQMIPDVYRGFGEMSNAAFASGAMDKKYKELIAMVIGVVAGCDGCIASHARGAARAGASKQEAAEAIGVSILMHGGPATIYGARAYTAFCEFADAAAGDAQ, encoded by the coding sequence ATGACTACACATGGCCACTACCACGATGTCCTCAACGACCTCAATCCACAGCACCGGGACTTGCGGCAGATGATCCCTGACGTGTACCGGGGATTCGGGGAGATGAGCAACGCCGCATTCGCTTCGGGCGCTATGGACAAGAAATACAAAGAGCTGATCGCGATGGTCATCGGCGTCGTCGCCGGATGTGATGGATGTATCGCATCGCATGCTCGCGGAGCGGCTCGCGCCGGCGCGTCCAAGCAGGAGGCCGCCGAAGCCATCGGCGTCAGCATTCTGATGCACGGTGGTCCCGCCACCATCTACGGTGCCCGTGCCTACACCGCATTCTGCGAATTCGCCGATGCCGCTGCTGGCGACGCGCAATAG
- a CDS encoding FtsW/RodA/SpoVE family cell cycle protein, whose translation MTTQPQAPVTVTPPLPNRRNAELLLLGFATVITAAAFAIVQANQERSVGWALLDYTAGFLAVFGVAHLAIRRYAPYADPLLLPIVALLNGLGLVMIHRLDLDERLAEGSGRAVTNPQILWTLVGVGAFSFVVIALKDHRQLARYGYVCGLTGLVFLAIPALLPRSLSEQNGAKIWIRLPGFSIQPAEFSKILLLIFFAAVLVAKRGLFTSAGKHVLGMDLPRPRDLAPLLGAWVASIGVMVFEKDLGTSLLLYASFLVVVYLATQRFSWVVIGLVLFTLGSIAAYHIFDHLRVRVQTWLDPFADPDGAGYQIVQSLFSFATGGVFGTGLGNGQPDTVPAAATDFITAAFGEELGLVGLAGILMLYTIVIVRGMRTAIAVRDSFGKLLAAGLASTLAIQLFIVVGGVTNLIPLTGLTTPWMSYGGSSLLANYVLLAILVRISHAARRPFRPRSGNTAPIATTNTEVIERV comes from the coding sequence ATGACCACGCAGCCGCAGGCACCGGTCACCGTCACGCCTCCGTTGCCCAACCGGCGTAATGCCGAGTTGTTGCTGCTGGGGTTCGCCACGGTGATCACCGCGGCTGCTTTTGCCATCGTGCAGGCCAATCAGGAACGCAGCGTCGGCTGGGCTCTGCTCGACTACACGGCGGGATTTCTGGCAGTGTTCGGTGTCGCGCATCTGGCCATCAGACGCTATGCGCCGTACGCGGATCCGCTGCTGCTGCCGATCGTGGCGCTGCTCAACGGGTTGGGCCTGGTGATGATTCATCGCCTCGACCTCGACGAGCGGCTCGCCGAGGGGAGTGGCCGCGCGGTCACCAATCCGCAGATTCTGTGGACGCTGGTCGGCGTCGGCGCCTTCTCCTTCGTGGTGATCGCGTTGAAAGACCATCGACAACTTGCGCGGTACGGATACGTCTGCGGGCTGACCGGACTGGTCTTCCTGGCGATACCGGCGCTGCTGCCGCGGTCGCTGTCCGAGCAGAACGGCGCGAAGATCTGGATTCGGTTGCCGGGCTTCTCGATTCAGCCCGCCGAGTTCTCCAAGATCCTGCTGCTGATTTTTTTCGCCGCAGTGTTGGTGGCCAAACGCGGCCTGTTCACCAGCGCGGGCAAGCATGTGCTCGGCATGGATCTGCCGCGGCCGCGTGACCTTGCCCCACTGCTGGGCGCCTGGGTGGCCTCGATCGGCGTGATGGTCTTCGAAAAAGATTTGGGCACTTCGCTTTTGCTGTACGCGTCGTTCTTGGTGGTGGTGTACCTGGCGACTCAGCGGTTCAGCTGGGTGGTCATCGGGTTGGTGCTGTTCACGCTGGGAAGCATTGCGGCGTACCATATTTTCGACCACCTGCGGGTCCGCGTACAGACCTGGCTCGACCCGTTCGCCGACCCCGACGGTGCCGGCTATCAGATTGTGCAGTCGCTGTTCAGCTTCGCCACCGGAGGCGTCTTCGGCACCGGCCTGGGCAACGGGCAACCGGACACCGTGCCCGCCGCGGCGACCGACTTCATCACCGCCGCGTTCGGCGAGGAGCTTGGATTAGTTGGGCTGGCAGGCATTCTCATGCTGTACACCATTGTGATCGTGCGCGGGATGCGCACCGCGATCGCGGTGCGTGACAGCTTCGGCAAACTGCTGGCCGCGGGTCTGGCGTCCACGCTGGCCATCCAGTTGTTCATCGTGGTCGGCGGCGTCACCAATCTCATTCCGCTGACCGGTCTGACCACGCCGTGGATGTCCTACGGTGGCTCGTCGTTGCTGGCGAACTATGTGCTGCTGGCGATCCTGGTGCGCATCTCGCATGCGGCCCGCCGCCCGTTCCGGCCCCGATCGGGTAACACCGCACCGATCGCGACGACGAACACCGAGGTGATCGAGCGGGTATGA
- a CDS encoding sodium:calcium antiporter yields the protein MAHIVILIACAVAIYLSCEWFVNAVEWLGRRLNLGSMAVGTVLAAFGTALPESVVTLVAVTTGPTAEVRNIGVGAAMGGPLVLATVAYGVTGAMLLLRRREKVLVGVGAALLVERSVVEADAQDPAWATTSQIERLARDQRWFMAVFVVKVALGLVAFALKPWLGLWFFAAYAIYVWREIRGGQACDADEELEPLKLQRRAARPATVAVLTQLLGALAVIFVSSQLFVHQLDAIGPMLGLSGAVTALLLSPIATELPEIMNAIIWVRQGKTQLALANISGAMMIQATVPSGLGLLFTDWRLDHALLWSAAITIVAIAYLLTTIRDRKLTPTRLAFSALLYLVFAAGLVLILT from the coding sequence ATGGCGCACATCGTGATCCTGATCGCCTGCGCGGTCGCGATCTATCTCTCCTGCGAGTGGTTCGTCAACGCCGTGGAATGGCTCGGGCGGCGACTCAACCTTGGCTCGATGGCCGTCGGCACCGTGCTGGCCGCCTTCGGGACAGCACTCCCAGAATCGGTGGTCACCCTCGTCGCAGTCACCACCGGCCCTACCGCCGAGGTCCGCAATATCGGCGTCGGCGCGGCAATGGGCGGTCCCTTGGTGCTGGCAACCGTCGCTTACGGGGTGACCGGCGCCATGCTCCTGCTGCGACGCCGCGAGAAGGTCTTGGTCGGCGTCGGGGCCGCACTCCTCGTCGAACGCTCCGTGGTCGAGGCCGACGCCCAGGACCCGGCCTGGGCGACGACGTCTCAGATCGAGCGGCTCGCTCGCGACCAACGCTGGTTCATGGCCGTGTTCGTCGTCAAGGTCGCGCTGGGTCTGGTGGCCTTTGCGCTGAAGCCGTGGCTGGGGTTGTGGTTCTTCGCGGCCTACGCCATCTACGTCTGGCGCGAGATTCGCGGCGGGCAGGCCTGTGACGCCGACGAAGAACTCGAGCCGCTCAAGCTGCAACGACGCGCCGCCCGGCCGGCCACTGTGGCCGTGCTGACCCAGCTACTGGGTGCGTTGGCGGTCATCTTCGTGTCCTCACAACTGTTCGTCCACCAACTTGACGCCATCGGTCCGATGCTCGGACTGTCGGGCGCGGTGACCGCGCTGCTGTTGTCCCCGATTGCTACCGAATTGCCCGAGATCATGAACGCGATCATCTGGGTCCGGCAGGGCAAAACCCAACTCGCGCTTGCCAATATCTCGGGCGCGATGATGATTCAAGCCACCGTCCCCAGCGGGCTGGGCCTGCTGTTCACCGACTGGCGGCTCGACCACGCCCTGCTGTGGTCCGCTGCGATCACCATCGTCGCCATCGCCTACCTGCTGACCACGATTCGCGACCGCAAACTCACGCCGACGCGGCTTGCCTTCAGCGCGCTGCTCTACCTCGTCTTCGCCGCCGGCCTCGTCCTCATCTTGACCTGA
- a CDS encoding protein kinase domain-containing protein has protein sequence MSPRVGVTLSGRYRLQRLIATGGMGQVWEAVDSRLGRRVAVKVLKQEFSQDPEFIERFRAEARTTAMLNHPGIASVHDYGETQMDGEGRTAYLVMELVNGEPLNSVLKRTGRLSLRHTLDMLEQTGRALQVAHAAGLVHRDVKPGNILITPTGQVKITDFGIAKAVDAAPVTQTGMVMGTAQYIAPEQALGHDASPASDVYALGVVGYEAVSGKRPFTGDGALTVAMKHIKEPPPPLPSDLPPNVRELIEITLVKNPGARYRSGGPFADAVAAVRAGRRPPRPSGAPASGRATPAAIPSGPPTRAAAAATTRAPAARRSRPTTGGHRTPPPRRTFSSGQRALLWAAGVLGVLAIIIAVVIVMDHKSNSQQQSPAPTVTDTGSPPSKSESAPAHPTNWTNRGSSGHPGGQCTLPTPRRASALTIYCAPMPRHETPR, from the coding sequence ATGAGCCCGCGAGTAGGTGTGACGCTGTCTGGCCGCTACCGCCTGCAGCGCCTGATTGCCACCGGCGGCATGGGGCAGGTCTGGGAGGCCGTCGACAGCAGGCTGGGTCGGCGCGTCGCGGTCAAGGTGCTCAAGCAGGAGTTCTCCCAGGACCCCGAGTTCATCGAACGGTTCCGCGCCGAGGCGCGTACCACCGCGATGCTCAACCATCCCGGCATCGCCAGCGTCCACGACTACGGCGAGACGCAAATGGACGGCGAGGGCCGCACCGCTTATCTGGTGATGGAGTTGGTCAACGGCGAGCCGCTCAACTCGGTGCTCAAACGCACCGGCCGGCTGTCGCTGCGGCACACCCTGGACATGCTCGAGCAGACCGGCCGCGCGCTGCAGGTCGCGCACGCCGCCGGTTTGGTTCACCGTGACGTGAAGCCAGGCAACATCCTCATCACCCCGACCGGTCAGGTGAAGATCACCGACTTCGGCATCGCCAAGGCGGTCGACGCCGCCCCGGTGACCCAGACCGGCATGGTGATGGGCACCGCGCAGTACATCGCGCCCGAACAGGCCCTGGGCCACGACGCGTCTCCGGCCAGCGATGTCTACGCATTGGGAGTGGTTGGCTACGAGGCAGTTTCGGGCAAGCGTCCGTTCACCGGCGACGGCGCGTTGACGGTCGCGATGAAGCACATCAAAGAACCCCCGCCGCCGCTGCCGTCCGATCTGCCGCCCAATGTGCGCGAGCTGATCGAGATCACCCTGGTCAAGAATCCCGGCGCGCGGTACCGCAGCGGGGGACCGTTCGCCGACGCCGTCGCCGCGGTGCGGGCCGGTCGTCGGCCGCCGCGACCCAGCGGAGCGCCCGCGAGCGGGCGCGCCACCCCAGCGGCCATTCCGTCAGGTCCGCCGACGCGGGCCGCAGCCGCCGCCACCACCCGCGCACCCGCGGCCAGGCGCTCCCGGCCTACCACCGGTGGACACCGCACGCCGCCGCCCCGCCGCACCTTTTCCTCCGGGCAGCGGGCGCTGCTGTGGGCGGCCGGCGTTCTCGGGGTGTTGGCGATCATCATCGCCGTCGTGATCGTGATGGACCACAAAAGCAATTCCCAGCAGCAATCGCCCGCACCGACCGTGACCGACACCGGAAGCCCTCCCAGCAAGTCGGAATCGGCTCCGGCGCATCCAACTAATTGGACGAATCGGGGGTCCTCGGGTCATCCTGGAGGGCAATGCACGCTGCCCACACCCAGGCGGGCGTCCGCGCTGACGATCTATTGCGCGCCGATGCCCCGACACGAGACACCACGATGA
- a CDS encoding DUF732 domain-containing protein, with protein MTTHFAQAPTTVVARERHSSSPPRSLLAGLVLAVALLGVVAEAIPTAHADADDSNFVNALTSKGITYGSPQAALSAAHEVCSELDQGRQASDVANDVMTRSSLDGYHAGFFVGVSIAAMCPRHSR; from the coding sequence ATGACAACCCACTTCGCACAGGCACCCACCACGGTCGTTGCACGAGAACGGCATTCGTCCAGCCCTCCGCGATCGCTACTGGCCGGGCTTGTCCTGGCAGTCGCACTGCTCGGCGTGGTGGCCGAGGCCATTCCCACCGCTCACGCGGACGCAGACGACAGCAACTTCGTGAACGCCCTGACCTCGAAGGGCATCACCTACGGGTCGCCGCAAGCCGCGCTCTCCGCCGCCCACGAGGTCTGCAGCGAACTCGACCAGGGGCGGCAGGCAAGCGACGTCGCGAACGACGTAATGACGCGGAGCAGCCTCGACGGCTACCACGCGGGGTTTTTCGTCGGAGTCAGCATCGCCGCAATGTGCCCCCGGCACAGCCGGTAG